The Diprion similis isolate iyDipSimi1 chromosome 11, iyDipSimi1.1, whole genome shotgun sequence genome includes a region encoding these proteins:
- the LOC124412566 gene encoding uncharacterized protein LOC124412566 has product MSAESPRRGIHKGAQVVSPQPVSDRSIIESVAGIINDIVPQAYTGTPNVENKESITWARFEYADVNDPVLYPDYNEGSSTPPLLLVLGYGTGVQVWLITASGEATEVLSWRQGVVRTLRFLPNPKGSNEQIDLFFSKRPLVSICDSAGPGPQFCNIGFISLKTGEQVKTIKFKNPVNDVLANRRTVIVTFSEKIAVFDAKNLEDILTVTTCYLSPGPNSNPVALGTRWLAYSEKKLIPARRSSGGSEGEGTQSYTATVLHAAKSLGKGLRGLGETVASTLTGNSVPPSTPNSIGFDTTQPGVVTILDLQAAKEDKESDDGTVETVLAHFTAHSDAIVAMTFDLTGALLMTADRRGHDFHIFRIQPHPGGPTLAAVHHLYVLHRGDTTAKVQDMTFSSDARWAAVSTVRGTTHVFPVAPYGGPVGVRTHSTPHVVNRLSRFHRSAGLTADGTRSHSPVAHAEIPLSVYPYSNPRLPPYPHPTILHPLAQIRQPSTLNHVNNQPLPRPQQRQRLQSEDSGSLPLKICCCFAPQRAWLYAQRDAGNKVIKRSVDSLFIMACHGNMIQYDLEPKPAAGIPKEKVCDDTTIELDVEAKGQWPLLRSTSSLEILPPLSGSSPLLGIPVTPKCKPAADSIEDQWLSQVEIVTHAGPHRRLWMGPQFIFKTYNAPSGVAVNLVEAEAVEVSVTAGSRPARSNPVNMPHTATRPLVPVVIDGSGSSYEQSPRFLETYGDSLENESIGVGGGENQLREDLAEAMLETATTPHRVPGRRVVVERMGQPVTKVVNPLGTVITISADEEDIVSSDNYEMDNNLEPLRSLCAQEGPASLDDFRQESQPVKNLTEICAEMRTTSDSALDSLASQDIKEVVEQKALYAEAMKLRSKDTVNFDEAGTFTDVQMTLNLCAEAGKIPPSPMTQAKENPWNQKMTSTRWKLQETKIARAKYVVNYDEDTVVFTDNREPVTERICNIEETTEGSDHVQDPLSTSNNLNLDNTAREQTKCVTSENSAEEQINTKELRNISLHAGSSSVQLISNKDQKERKDKTSNESNEIENKSCVVSQSNQQEETNIVTVSMIKGIQKVLPIKEKSSKKKNRNKHKDIDRFESSFETIKDSEIHAITLPDIDSTSVNEFGPRANDKLSESESDATRQTHTVDISCPDELLPIDDVSEYSILEKNEYKDGVSSNHSDEDLEHIDTSEVTLALASQIMPNKIQDLEMASNPRKSPMTKCNDLLMQREKNSSKAISSDDDMEHIQSSEISEDYSTRVQQKHQFDTTGSGSDAECVKLGKSRKTIGQPSVTSPRLCEERTCLEGNYVTLQTEVHKRSKVTTEEESVGQQILSRNEADQMCPNVSAKVLDAEEVESNPDVNKGKEKVKSTKSRKKKDDVLVVVVSNTVEKNQTALVQCPDDDYVSSKRNKTPGNFVTADMDGCVQIATGASAPSRRFAHRDGKVISNEATSLSSIEIIDIDALRRAEAQCETAASHVGSDDCRVSEFRPEVLLGRPKKSRKSKKITHCDTSGDVLLNPSPLSLSKLKLLETEIRQPEPPEISSVTQSEGRNPASSWSSIVKNSRDKSSSGICERPQGTEKEIDLKSNMLQRVEPIPINQPTFPGDGLENVNKTFDEDNETEECPKPILTPGYEVNENLDGCKRYPAVQDDHLQKSKDTRVHRDTKDQIREKVNDIQISMQSEFSDSPPLLSTCEKDILKCDYPAQTLGCDQNLTEDLALSLLFTSEDKSCIISKSESAATLVQAREHSSSSGRSSKEPSPEAEVSPSKENDINPEPAAVDSSNLSDDTNVNGNMMDTEEDNSSKENIDKSPGNGCTTAKKGRSKKKRRR; this is encoded by the exons ATGTCAGCTGAGTCACCGAGAAGAGGGATACACAAAGGAGCGCAAGTTGTATCACCGCAGCCTGTCAGTGACCGGTCGATTATTGAAAGCGTGGCTGGCATTATAAACGATATCGTCCCTCAA GCCTACACTGGGACACCAAACGTGGAGAACAAGGAATCAATAACATGGGCTAGGTTTGAATACGCCGACGTCAATGACCCTGTTCTCTATCCAGACTATAACGAAGGTTCGAGTACACCTCCGCTGTTGTTGGTCCTTGGGTATGGGACTGGTGTAcag GTATGGTTGATAACTGCATCTGGAGAAGCTACCGAGGTTCTTTCCTGGCGCCAAGGAGTTGTTCGCACTTTAAGATTCCTCCCAAATCCCAAGGGAAGCAATGAGCAGAtcgatcttttcttttctaagaGACCATTGGTTTCCATCTGTGACTCAGCTGGCCCAGGACCGCAATTTTGCAATATCGGATTTATTTCTCTAAAAACAGGAGAACAAGTGAAGACCATCAAGTTTAAAAATCCTGTCAACGACGTGCTTGCCAATAGGAGAACTGTTATTGTGACTTTCTCAGAAAAAATCGCTGTCTTTGATGCCAAAAATTTAGAAGATATTTTAACAGTTACAACTTGTTATTTGAGCCCTGGGCCGAATTCTAACCCTGTAGCTCTAGGAACAAGGTGGTTGGCGTACAG cgaaaaaaaattaataccagCAAGACGAAGCAGTGGAGGGAGTGAAGGAGAAGGTACTCAAAGTTATACGGCTACTGTCTTGCATGCTGCCAAATCGCTTGGAAAAGGACTGAGGGGTTTGGGCGAGACTGTAGCATCCACCCTGACAG GAAACTCCGTTCCTCCTTCAACTCCCAATAGCATTGGATTTGACACAACTCAGCCAGGTGTTGTGACGATACTTGACCTCCAAGCTGCCAAAGAAGACAAAGAATCAGATGATGGAACGGTTGAAACAGTTCTAGCACATTTCACAGCTCATAGCGATGCGATAGTAGCCATGACGTTTGATCTAACGGGAGCTTTACTCATGACTGCTGATCGTCGAGGTCATGATTTCCATATATTCCGGATACAGCCACATCCTGGCGGACCTACATTGGCCGCTGTTCATCATCTCTATGTACTGCATAGAGGTGATACTACTGCCAAAGTCCAG GACATGACGTTTTCAAGTGATGCAAGATGGGCAGCTGTATCGACCGTTCGTGGTACAACCCACGTTTTCCCTGTTGCACCATATGGCGGCCCTGTCGGTGTTCGAACCCATTCAACTCCACATGTTGTTAACAGACTCTCAAGGTTTCACAGAAGTGCTGGATTGACTGCTGACGGCACGAGATCTCATTCTCCGGTAGCTCACGCTGAGATTCCACTGTCAGTTTATCCTTATTCTAATCCTCGGCTACCACCGTACCCTCATCCAACCATCCTTCATCCTCTCGCTCAGATACGCCAACCGTCTACGTTGAATCACGTCAATAACCAACCTTTACCCAG ACCGCAGCAAAGACAACGCCTTCAATCTGAGGACAGTGGGAGCTTACCattgaaaatctgctgttgtTTTGCACCACAAAGAGCATGGCTCTATGCCCAAAGGGATGCTGGAAACAAAGTGATCAAACGTTCTGTTGACTCGTTGTTCATAATGGCGTGTCATGGCAACATGATACAATACGACCTAGAACCAAAACCAGcggcag GAATTCCAAAAGAAAAAGTCTGTGACGACACTACAATCGAGTTAGATGTCGAGGCCAAAGGGCAGTGGCCGTTACTCAGATCCACAAGTTCACTCGAAATACTACCACCGCTTTCGGGATCAAGTCCACTGCTCGGCATACCTGTTACCCCAAAATGTAAGCCTGCTGCAGACTCGATAGAAGATCAGTGGCTGAGTCAAGTTGAGATCGTAACTCACGCTGGACCACACAGAAGATTATGGATGGGGCctcaattcatttttaaaacatacAATGCACCCAGTGG GGTTGCAGTAAACCTAGTCGAAGCAGAAGCTGTGGAAGTTAGTGTTACAGCAGGATCGCGACCTGCACGGTCTAATCCTGTTAACATGCCGCACACTGCCACAAGACCATTGGTTCCCGTTGTTATTGACGGATCAGGAA GCAGTTACGAGCAGTCACCTAGGTTCTTGGAAACCTATGGAGATTCACTGGAAAATGAGAGTATAGGTGTCGGAGGTGGAGAGAATCAACTCCGAGAAGACTTAGCAGAAGCTATGTTGGAAACAGCTACCACGCCACATCGTGTTCCAG GGAGGCGAGTGGTAGTTGAAAGGATGGGACAGCCCGTCACTAAAGTTGTCAACCCTCTGGGCACCGTTATAACTATCTCTGCCGACGAGGAAGATATTGTTTCCAGTGATAATTATGAAATGGACAACAACCTGGAGCCGCTGCGAAGTCTTTGTGCGCAAGAGGGTCCTGCATCACTTGATGATTTTAGACAGGAATCACAACCTGTTAAAAATCTAACAGAAATTTGTGCTGAAATGCGTACAACTAGTGATTCAGCGCTCGACTCACTTGCCAGTCAGGATATAAAAGAAGTTGTCGAACAAAAAGCACTATATGCGGAAGCAATGAAGCTACGATCAAAAGATACAGTCAACTTTGACGAAGCTGGGACTTTCACCGACGTTCAAATGACTCTAAATTTATGTGCTGAGGCTGGTAAAATACCACCAAGCCCAATGACCCAAGCTAAGGAAAATCCTTGGAATCAAAAAATGACATCTACCCGTTGGAAACTGCAAGAGACTAAAATTGCTAGGGCAAAATATGTTGTTAATTACGACGAAGATACAGTCGTTTTCACAGATAACAGGGAACCAGTAACCGAAAGGATTTGTAACATTGAAGAAACCACCGAAGGAAGCGATCATGTTCAAGATCCCCTCTCTACCAGCAATAACCTCAACTTAGATAACACAGCACGTGAACAAACTAAGTGTGTTACATCGGAAAATTCAGCTGAAGAACAAATCAATACGAAAGAACTGAGGAATATTAGTCTACACGCGGGATCTTCATCTGTTCAGTTGATCTCAAATAAGGACCAGAAAGAGCGTAAAGATAAAACATCAAATGAAAGCAATGAGATTGAAAACAAGTCATGTGTGGTGTCACAATCAAACCAACAAGAAGAGACAAATATAGTCACTGTCTCTATGATCAAAGGTATTCAGAAAGTATTGCCAATTAAAGAGAaatcgagcaaaaaaaaaaataggaacaAGCATAAAGATATTGATCGGTTTGAGTCTTCATTTGAAACTATCAAGGATTCAGAAATACATGCGATAACATTGCCAGATATAGATTCGACTTCTGTGAATGAATTTGGCCCTCGTGCAAATGATAAACTCTCTGAGTCAGAAAGTGACGCAACAAGACAGACTCATACTGTGGATATATCATGTCCTGATGAGTTATTGCCTATCGATGACGTtagtgaatattcaattttagagAAAAACGAGTACAAAGATGGTGTATCTTCAAATCATTCAGACGAAGATTTGGAGCACATTGACACATCTGAAGTGACTCTAGCTCTGGCATCTCAAATCATGCCAAATAAAATACAAGACCTTGAAATGGCGAGCAACCCACGTAAAAGCCCAATGACAAAATGCAACGATTTACTAATGCAGcgagagaaaaattcaagcaaAGCTATATCTTCTGACGATGATATGGAACACATACAATCTTCAGAAATTTCAGAAGACTATTCAACACGAGTTCAACAAAAGCATCAATTTGATACAACAGGATCTGGATCTGATGCTGAGTGCGTAAAACTTGGAAAATCCCGAAAAACTATCGGACAGCCATCTGTAACTTCTCCCAGGCTGTGTGAGGAGCGTACGTGTTTAGAAGGAAATTATGTCACATTGCAAACTGAAGTACACAAACGATCTAAAGTCACAACGGAAGAGGAATCTGTAGGGCAGCAAATTTTATCTAGGAATGAAGCTGATCAGATGTGCCCAAACGTATCTGCAAAAGTTTTGGATGCGGAAGAAGTTGAATCCAATCCTGATGTAAATAAGGGGAAGGAAAAGGTCAAGTCTACCaaaagcaggaaaaaaaaagatgacgTTCTCGTCGTTGTTGTCTCTAATACTGTGGAAAAAAACCAGACTGCATTAGTCCAATGCCCTGATGATGATTATGTTAGTAGCAAACGAAATAAAACACCAGGAAACTTCGTAACCGCGGACATGGATGGATGTGTCCAGATAGCAACAGGTGCGTCTGCACCATCCCGACGCTTTGCACATAGGGATGGAAAAGTGATATCTAACGAAGCTACATCTTTGAGTAGTATTGAAATCATTGATATTGATGCCTTGAGAAGAGCTGAGGCTCAATGTGAAACTGCTGCAAGTCACGTTGGTAGCGATGATTGTAGAGTCTCTGAATTTAGACCTGAAGTCTTGCTGGGTCGACCAAAAAAATCACGGAAATCAAAGAAGATAACTCATTGTGATACAAGCGGGGATGTTCTGCTTAATCCTAGTCCTTTGAGTTTATCTAAACTAAAATTGCTCGAGACAGAAATACGTCAACCAGAGCCACCTGAGATTTCTAGTGTAACACAAAGCGAAGGACGGAACCCTGCAAGCTCGTGGAGCTCGATTGTGAAAAACAGTAGAGATAAATCAAGCTCAGGAATTTGCGAGAGGCCTCAAGGTACAGAAAAAGAGATTGATCTTAAATCGAACATGCTCCAGCGGGTAGAACCAATTCCAATTAATCAACCCACATTCCCAGGAGATGGGCTAGAGAACGTTAATAAGACATTTGATGAGGATAATGAAACTGAAGAATGTCCAAAACCAATCTTGACTCCtg GATATGAAGTCAACGAGAATTTAGATGGATGCAAGAGATATCCAGCTGTACAAGATGATCATTTGCAAAAGAGTAAGGATACTAGAGTTCACAGAGATACTAAAGACCAAATCAGAGAAAAAGTCAATGATATTCAGATATCTATGCAGTCAGAATTCTCTGACTCTCCTCCGCTTCTATCTACTTGCGAAAAAGATATCCTCAAGTGCGACTACCCAGCGCAAACTTTAGGTTGCGATCAAAATCTCACAGAAGATTTGGCATTGTCATTGTTGTTTACCAGTGAAGACAAGTCATGTATAATTAGCAAAAGTGAGTCTGCAGCAACATTGGTACAAGCTCGGGAACACTCATCTTCATCAGGTCGTTCCTCAAAAGAACCTTCACCTGAAGCAGAAGTGTCACCttcaaaagaaaatgatatCAATCCAGAACCTGCAGCTGTCGACTCTTCAAATTTGTCGGATGATACGAATGTAAATGGTAATATGATGGATACAGAGGAAGATAACTCATCAAAGGAAAATATTGACAAGAGTCCTGGAAATGGTTGCACAACTGCTAAAAAGGGGAGgtcaaaaaagaaacgacGCAGATGA
- the LOC124412572 gene encoding splicing factor 3A subunit 2 — MDFQNRPGGKTGGGGVASWSESNRDRRERLRQLALETIDLNKDPYFMKNHLGSYECKLCLTLHNNEGSYLAHTQGKKHQANLARRAAKEAKEAPQTLAPEKPRVEPKKFVKIGRPGYRVTKQRDPESGQQSLLFQVDYPEVADNVIPRHRFMSAYEQRVEPPDRKWQYLLFAAEPYETIAFKVPSREVEKAEGKFWTHWNKDTKQFFLQFAFKNEKPSIGKIPPPPVPLIRPGMGAPMMPVPPPPKPPMFNPVPPPPALLAGMQIPPPPPHLN, encoded by the exons ATGGATTTCCAAAATAGGCCAGGTGGTAAAACTGGGGGCGGAGGAGTGGCGTCCTGGTCCGAAAGTAATCGTGATCGAAGAGAGCGCCTTCGACAACTTGCCTTGGAAACAATTGATTTAAACAAGGATCCCTACTTTATGAAAAATCACTTGGGCTCATACGAATGTAAGCTTTGCTTGACGCTGCACAACAATGAAGGAAGTTACTTAGCTCATACACAAGGTAAAAAGCATCAGGCAAATCTAGCCAGAAGAGCTGCAAAGGAAGCTAAAGAAGCTCCACAAACTCTCGCTCCTGAAAAACCGAGAGTTgaaccaaaaaaatttgtcaagatCGGTCGGCCTGGTTACAGGGTGACAAAACAGAGAGATCCAGAGTCTGGTCAGCAAAGCTTACTTTTTCAAGTCGACTATCCAGAAGTTGCCGACAATGTTATTCCACGACATAGATTTATGTCTGCATATGAACAACGAGTTGAACCCCCAGATCGTAAATGGCAATACCTACTATTTGCTGCCGAACCATATGAGACCATTGCTTTCAAG GTTCCCAGCAGAGAAGTAGAGAAGGCAGAGGGCAAATTTTGGACACATTGGAACAAGGACACAAAGCAATTCTTTCTTCAATTTgcattcaaaaatgaaaaaccatCAATAGGTAAAATTCCACCTCCTCCCGTCCCACTCATACGACCAGGGATGGGAGCACCTATGATGCCTGTTCCACCGCCACCAAAACCACCGATGTTCAATCCGGTACCCCCACCACCTGCATTATTGGCTGGAATGCAAATTCCACCCCCGCCACCTCAtctgaattaa